The Lycium barbarum isolate Lr01 chromosome 10, ASM1917538v2, whole genome shotgun sequence genome includes a region encoding these proteins:
- the LOC132614398 gene encoding ATP-dependent DNA helicase Q-like 2, with product MKSSKRERSSGLDDKLDELRKELTSIHGGIFPHSVLSTQQIGTLSAQKPKSTEELEKLIGKLKTQKYGSRILEEIASYESDPQKDADGSKETKGNAVKKLKTKKALVVLESSEDEA from the exons ATGAAATCATCCAAACGAGAAAGATCATCAGGATTGGATGATAAGCTTGATGAGCTACGAAAGGAACTCACATCCATCCATGGGGGAATATTCCCTCATTCTGTATTATCTACGCAACAAATCGGTACCTTGAGTGCACAGAAACCAAAATCAACTGAAGAG TTGGAGAAGTTGATTGGCAAGTTGAAGACTCAAAAATACGGAAGCAGAATTCTTGAAGAGATTGCTAGTTATGAGTCAGATCCCCAAAAAGATGCAGATGGAAGCAAAGAGACCAAAGGCAATGCTGTTAAGAAGTTGAAAACCAAGAAAGCTCTTGTTGTCCTTGAAAGTAGTGAAGATGAAGCATGA
- the LOC132614815 gene encoding cytoplasmic tRNA 2-thiolation protein 1-like isoform X1: MNIDLYDSTVLAYVMSELNRRHNYGLDLFLLSVDEGITGYRDDSLETVKRNEIQYGLPLKVVSYSKLYGWTMDEIVKLIGLKSSCTFCGVFRRQALDRGAALLKVDKLITGHNADDIAETVLLNILRGDIARLSRCTSIITGEDGPIPRCKPFKYTYEKEIVMYAYFKKLDYFSTECIYSPNAYRGFAREFIQDLERMRPRAILDIIKSGEDFRISTSTKMPKQGTCERCGYISSQKWCKACVLLEGLNRGLPKLGIGRSRGGSIANVTRIWNKRMEHRVYKASSVEVWTSEFSCSCINHCMQLNEGLLSDDRCNRWFGTAKRRALIRSSTLINHLCSLLYL; this comes from the exons ATGAACATTGATTTGTACG ATTCAACAGTGCTTGCATATGTAATGTCAGAGTTGAACCGTAGACACAACTATGGATTGGATCTCTTCTTACTGTCAGTGGATGAAGGAATAACTGGTTACAGGGACGACTCTCTCGAAACAGTCAAAAGAAATGAAATACAG TATGGACTTCCTTTAAAAGTAGTTTCCTACAGCAAATTGTATGGGTGGACAATGGACGAAATAGTGAAATTGATAGGCTTGAAGAGCAGCTGCACATTTTGTGGTGTTTTCCGTCGGCAG GCCCTTGATCGAGGTGCTGCATTGCTAAAGGTAGACAAGCTCATTACCGGACATAATGCAGATGATATTGCTGAAACAGTCCTTTTAAATATTTTACGAGGTGATATTGCAAG GTTGAGTAGATGCACATCGATAATTACCGGAGAAGATGGGCCAATACCCAGATGCAAGCCCTTCAAATACACATATGAGAAGGAAATTGTCATGTAT GCATACTTTAAAAAGCTGGACTACTTCTCTACAGAAT GCATTTATTCCCCTAATGCTTACCGTGGCTTTGCTCGTGAGTTCATTCAAGATTTAGAAAGAATGAG ACCAAGAGCCATTCTCGACATTATCAAATCAGGTGAAGACTTTCGGATCTCCACCTCTACAAAAATGCCAAAACAAGGAACTTGTGAAAGATGTGGTTATATATCCAGCCAG AAATGGTGCAAAGCATGTGTCTTGCTTGAGGGCCTCAATCGTGGTTTACCAAAATTAGGGATCGGGCGAAGTCGAGGGGGATCAATAGCGAACGTAACCCGAATATGGAACAAGCGAATGGAACACAGAGTTTACAAAGCAAGCAGTGTGGAAGTTTGGACTTCTGAATTCTCATGTAGCTGCATAAATCATTGTATGCAGCTAAATGAAGGGCTTCTCAGTGATGATCGTTGCAATCGTTGGTTTGGAACAGCTAAAAGAAGGGCTTTAATTAGGAGTTCCACATTAATAAATCATCTATGTAGCTTATTGTATTTATAG
- the LOC132614815 gene encoding cytoplasmic tRNA 2-thiolation protein 1-like isoform X2, translating to MSELNRRHNYGLDLFLLSVDEGITGYRDDSLETVKRNEIQYGLPLKVVSYSKLYGWTMDEIVKLIGLKSSCTFCGVFRRQALDRGAALLKVDKLITGHNADDIAETVLLNILRGDIARLSRCTSIITGEDGPIPRCKPFKYTYEKEIVMYAYFKKLDYFSTECIYSPNAYRGFAREFIQDLERMRPRAILDIIKSGEDFRISTSTKMPKQGTCERCGYISSQKWCKACVLLEGLNRGLPKLGIGRSRGGSIANVTRIWNKRMEHRVYKASSVEVWTSEFSCSCINHCMQLNEGLLSDDRCNRWFGTAKRRALIRSSTLINHLCSLLYL from the exons ATGTCAGAGTTGAACCGTAGACACAACTATGGATTGGATCTCTTCTTACTGTCAGTGGATGAAGGAATAACTGGTTACAGGGACGACTCTCTCGAAACAGTCAAAAGAAATGAAATACAG TATGGACTTCCTTTAAAAGTAGTTTCCTACAGCAAATTGTATGGGTGGACAATGGACGAAATAGTGAAATTGATAGGCTTGAAGAGCAGCTGCACATTTTGTGGTGTTTTCCGTCGGCAG GCCCTTGATCGAGGTGCTGCATTGCTAAAGGTAGACAAGCTCATTACCGGACATAATGCAGATGATATTGCTGAAACAGTCCTTTTAAATATTTTACGAGGTGATATTGCAAG GTTGAGTAGATGCACATCGATAATTACCGGAGAAGATGGGCCAATACCCAGATGCAAGCCCTTCAAATACACATATGAGAAGGAAATTGTCATGTAT GCATACTTTAAAAAGCTGGACTACTTCTCTACAGAAT GCATTTATTCCCCTAATGCTTACCGTGGCTTTGCTCGTGAGTTCATTCAAGATTTAGAAAGAATGAG ACCAAGAGCCATTCTCGACATTATCAAATCAGGTGAAGACTTTCGGATCTCCACCTCTACAAAAATGCCAAAACAAGGAACTTGTGAAAGATGTGGTTATATATCCAGCCAG AAATGGTGCAAAGCATGTGTCTTGCTTGAGGGCCTCAATCGTGGTTTACCAAAATTAGGGATCGGGCGAAGTCGAGGGGGATCAATAGCGAACGTAACCCGAATATGGAACAAGCGAATGGAACACAGAGTTTACAAAGCAAGCAGTGTGGAAGTTTGGACTTCTGAATTCTCATGTAGCTGCATAAATCATTGTATGCAGCTAAATGAAGGGCTTCTCAGTGATGATCGTTGCAATCGTTGGTTTGGAACAGCTAAAAGAAGGGCTTTAATTAGGAGTTCCACATTAATAAATCATCTATGTAGCTTATTGTATTTATAG
- the LOC132614208 gene encoding putative ribosomal large subunit pseudouridine synthase SVR1, chloroplastic produces the protein MAAIAAATSAFTSFNLTRATPYTRRHIRTFIASSSSSNEFNITFAPPKPKPKPEPANPINPNLDNTELGGQLYIPWIVRDEKGNLTLQSTPPARLLHEMANASTSKKKKKGKEIGSKAAARVGPTAEPKHSKAARRFYNENFRDPPQRLAKVLAASGVASRRSSEELIFQGRVTVNGSVCKTPQTKVDPARDIIYVNGNRLPKKLPSKVYLALNKPKGYICSSGEKETKSVMALFDDFIKSWDKRHPGQPKPRLYTVGRLDVATTGLIIVTNDGEFAHQISHPSSNLSKEYIATIDGEVHKRHLIAISEGTVIDGVHCTPHNVELLPGQPDKPRPRLRIVVHEGRNHEVRELVKNAGLQLRALKRIRIGGFRLPADLALGKHVELNQAQLKALGWKS, from the exons ATGGCTGCGATTGCGGCGGCGACATCCGCTTTCACTTCCTTCAACCTCACGCGCGCAACTCCATACACGCGCCGCCACATTCGTACATTCATTGCATCATCTTCTTCCTCAAATGAATTCAACATCACTTTTGCTCCACCAAAACCCAAACCCAAACCCGAACCCGCAAATCCAATAAACCCTAATTTAGATAATACTGAACTTGGTGGCCAATTGTATATACCTTGGATTGTACGTGATGAAAAAG GTAACCTCACTCTCCAATCTACACCTCCGGCTCGTCTACTCCACGAGATGGCTAATGCTAGCACaagcaagaaaaagaaaaagggaaaagagaTTGGTTCTAAAGCCGCGGCAAGGGTGGGTCCGACAGCTGAGCCTAAGCATTCTAAGGCGGCTCGCCGGTTTTATAATGAGAACTTCAGAGACCCTCCTCAACGCCTCGCTAAAGTCCTTGCTGCTTCCGGAG TGGCATCCAGACGGAGCAGTGAagagctgatttttcaaggtcgGGTTACTGTGAACGGTTCTGTTTGTAAGACTCCACAG ACTAAAGTTGATCCAGCTAGGGACATAATTTATGTCAACGGAAATCGTCTTCCTAAGAAGTTGCCTTCAAAGGTCTATCTTGCACTAAACAAGCCAAAAGG GTACATATGCTCATCCGGAGAGAAAGAAACTAAGTCAGTCATGGCCCTTTTTGACGATTTTATAAAGAGTTGG GATAAAAGGCATCCTGGACAACCAAAACCTCGGCTCTATACAGTTGGCAGACTTGATGTTGCCACGACTGGCTTGATTATTGTGACTAATGATG GGGAGTTCGCCCACCAGATTTCACATCCTTCGTCTAATTTGTCAAAGGA ATACATCGCAACTATCGATGGTGAAGTTCATAAGCGACACTTGATAGCCATTAGTGAGGGAACAGTTATTGATGGTGTCCATTGCACCCCACATAATGTGGAACTACTACCAGGGCAGCCTGACAAACCAAGACCTCGTCTGCGTATTGTG GTTCATGAAGGACGGAATCATGAAGTTCGTGAACTTGTGAAAAATGCTGGACTTCAG tTGCGTGCACTGAAGCGTATACGTATAGGTGGTTTCAGGCTTCCTGCAGATCTTGC GCTTGGCAAGCATGTTGAATTAAATCAAGCTCAACTGAAGGCATTGGGTTGGAAGAGTTAA
- the LOC132614815 gene encoding cytoplasmic tRNA 2-thiolation protein 1-like isoform X3, protein MVESNGSGAGSSTEYGLPLKVVSYSKLYGWTMDEIVKLIGLKSSCTFCGVFRRQALDRGAALLKVDKLITGHNADDIAETVLLNILRGDIARLSRCTSIITGEDGPIPRCKPFKYTYEKEIVMYAYFKKLDYFSTECIYSPNAYRGFAREFIQDLERMRPRAILDIIKSGEDFRISTSTKMPKQGTCERCGYISSQKWCKACVLLEGLNRGLPKLGIGRSRGGSIANVTRIWNKRMEHRVYKASSVEVWTSEFSCSCINHCMQLNEGLLSDDRCNRWFGTAKRRALIRSSTLINHLCSLLYL, encoded by the exons ATGGTCgaaagcaatgggtccggagctggttcgtCTACCGAG TATGGACTTCCTTTAAAAGTAGTTTCCTACAGCAAATTGTATGGGTGGACAATGGACGAAATAGTGAAATTGATAGGCTTGAAGAGCAGCTGCACATTTTGTGGTGTTTTCCGTCGGCAG GCCCTTGATCGAGGTGCTGCATTGCTAAAGGTAGACAAGCTCATTACCGGACATAATGCAGATGATATTGCTGAAACAGTCCTTTTAAATATTTTACGAGGTGATATTGCAAG GTTGAGTAGATGCACATCGATAATTACCGGAGAAGATGGGCCAATACCCAGATGCAAGCCCTTCAAATACACATATGAGAAGGAAATTGTCATGTAT GCATACTTTAAAAAGCTGGACTACTTCTCTACAGAAT GCATTTATTCCCCTAATGCTTACCGTGGCTTTGCTCGTGAGTTCATTCAAGATTTAGAAAGAATGAG ACCAAGAGCCATTCTCGACATTATCAAATCAGGTGAAGACTTTCGGATCTCCACCTCTACAAAAATGCCAAAACAAGGAACTTGTGAAAGATGTGGTTATATATCCAGCCAG AAATGGTGCAAAGCATGTGTCTTGCTTGAGGGCCTCAATCGTGGTTTACCAAAATTAGGGATCGGGCGAAGTCGAGGGGGATCAATAGCGAACGTAACCCGAATATGGAACAAGCGAATGGAACACAGAGTTTACAAAGCAAGCAGTGTGGAAGTTTGGACTTCTGAATTCTCATGTAGCTGCATAAATCATTGTATGCAGCTAAATGAAGGGCTTCTCAGTGATGATCGTTGCAATCGTTGGTTTGGAACAGCTAAAAGAAGGGCTTTAATTAGGAGTTCCACATTAATAAATCATCTATGTAGCTTATTGTATTTATAG